A genomic region of Amphiura filiformis chromosome 6, Afil_fr2py, whole genome shotgun sequence contains the following coding sequences:
- the LOC140156087 gene encoding uncharacterized protein: MIYYYLGSISSVEFDESSTSSPDILQLTECIIGQVNGNHGNSTTSWMNNAETCKEEDRAAFNRVVGDAPRAHIRLKARHRTKADKAASDESSDSSSSCKRDDLPPNIGGDKQQDDSLESEGSSGSVFFRPTLKTVKVISKESTNAKSDTMTQSDAGIASCTNGNDDSQSSHGNHGCHGSRKSGMSSSSQDTGDSGYVARKSNSKRSFAAHHPQNIAHTADINGETSISSSKPDIEHSIEKREQRKRRRHSQTADIDGETSTPSSNLVGSGCSSKPDVEHSTEKREQRKRRRHSQSADIDGETSTASSNLIRGGCNSKPDVGHSTEKREQRKRRRHSQSADIDGETSTASSNLIRSGCSSKPDVENSTEKREQRKRRRHSQSADIDGETSTTSSNLIRSGCSSKPDVGHSTEKREQRKRKWHSQTCVPAKKPALLELTLQTATLMAQTQQMEQQLELLRRETTMMYDSMLNIFISNTQLSVTKMK; encoded by the exons ATGATTTATTACT ATCTGGGCTCCATTAGCAGTGTGGAATTTGATGAATCATCTACATCTTCTCCAGACATATTGCAG CTAACAGAATGCATCATTGGTCAGGTGaacggtaaccatggtaacagcacCACTTCCTGGATGAATAATGCAGAAACTTGTAAAGAAGAAGATAGAGCTGCTTTCAACAGAGTAGTAGGTGACGCTCCACGTGCTCATATCCGTCTCAAAGCTCGCCATCGCACCAAAGCAGACAAAGCTGCCTCGGATGAAAGCTCAGACAGCAGCAGCTCTTGCAAAAGAGATGACTTGCCTCCAAACATAGGGGGCGATAAACAGCAAGATGATTCTCTTGAGAGCGAAGGATCTTCAGGAAGCGTCTTCTTCCGTCCTACTTTGAAAACTGTTAAGGTCATCTCGAAAGAAAGTACCAATGCTAAAAGTGATACGATGACACAAAGTGATGCTGGGATAGCTTCATGCACAAATGGTAATGATGATAGTCAAAGTAGCCATGGAAACCATGGTTGTCATGGAAGCAGAAAGTCTGGAATGTCTAGTTCAAGTCAAGACACAGGTGATAGTGGGTATGTTGCAAGGAAATCTAACTCCAAGCGATCCTTTGCTGCGCATCATCCTCAGAACATTGCGCATACTGCAGATATCAATGGAGAAACATCTATTAGTAGTAGCAAACCTGATATTGAGCACTCTATCGAGAAACGTGAGCAACGTAAACGAAGGCGGCATAGTCAGACAGCAGATATTGATGGAGAAACATCTACTCCAAGCTCAAATTTGGTAGGAAGCGGTTGCAGTAGTAAACCTGATGTTGAGCACTCTACAGAAAAGCGCGAGCAGCGTAAACGAAGGCGGCATAGTCAGTCAGCAGATATTGATGGAGAAACATCTACTGCAAGCTCAAATTTGATACGAGGCGGCTGCAATAGCAAACCTGACGTTGGGCACTCTACAGAAAAGCGCGAGCAGCGTAAACGAAGGCGGCATAGTCAGTCAGCAGATATTGATGGAGAAACATCTACTGCAAGCTCAAATTTGATACGAAGCGGCTGCAGTAGCAAACCTGATGTTGAGAACTCTACAGAAAAGCGCGAGCAGCGTAAACGAAGGCGGCATAGTCAGTCAGCAGATATTGATGGAGAAACATCTACTACAAGCTCAAATTTGATACGAAGCGGCTGCAGTAGCAAACCTGATGTTGGGCACTCTACAGAAAAGCGCGAGCAGCGTAAACGTAAGTGGCATAGTCAGACCTGCGTACCTGCGAAAAAGCCTGCACTTTTAGAACTCACCCTGCAAACAGCAACTTTAATGGCTCAAACGCAACAGATGGAACAACAGCTTGAACTGCTGCGGAGAGAGACCACAATGATGTATGATTCcatgttaaatattttcatttcaaatacaCAGCTTAGTGTAACCAAAATGAAATAG